One Trichosurus vulpecula isolate mTriVul1 chromosome 7, mTriVul1.pri, whole genome shotgun sequence genomic region harbors:
- the UPK3B gene encoding uroplakin-3b, which translates to MGQARDPPLLLLLLLMSNHMGTGLDHISYTPQISPHALEGKVTSSTFSLDQPRCIFTEHANSTDAIWLVVAFSNATKDFQNPKTAAEIPSYTELPTSFYYMTLKLSIDHYPCEKEDIAVLRVGSDTSCLRNLRQEYCNAPLPVPGPYSVKFLVMDNNSQPKAETQWSDPITLNQGKDPRSIDMWPGGRSGCMIVITSILSTLAGLLLLSFFIASTIQFSSLWWPEEAAPPEQLHVGSFIGKRYVTHHIPPSEADTLPVGRGPPLSPSPCPGPTV; encoded by the exons ATGGGGCAAGCCCGGGACCCTCctctcttgctgctgctgctgctcatgAGTAACCACATGGGGACCGGCTTGG ATCACATCTCCTACACTCCCCAGATCTCACCCCATGCCCTGGAGGGGAAGGTCACTTCATCTACCTTCTCCCTGGACCAGCCGAGATGCATCTTCACAGAGCATGCCAACTCAACAGATGCCATCTGGCTGGTGGTAGCCTTCAGCAATG CCACCAAGGATTTCCAGAACCCCAAGACCGCAGCAGAGATCCCCTCCTACACTGAACTGCCAACGAGCTTTTACTACATGACCCTGAAGCTGTCTATTGACCACTATCCATGTGAAAAAGAAGACATCGCTGTTCTCCGTGTGGGCAGTGACACCAGCTGCCTCCGAAACCTAAGGCAGGAGTATTGTAATGCTCCCCTTCCAGTCCCTGGCCCTTACAG CGTGAAGTTTCTTGTGATGGACAACAATAGCCAGCCCAAGGCCGAGACGCAGTGGTCTGACCCAATTACTCTCAACCAAG GAAAGGACCCTAGGAGCATTGACATGTGGCCCGGCGGGAGAAGCGGCTGCATGATCGTCATCACCTCCATCTTGTCCACCTTAGCTGGACTCCTGCTGCTGTCCTTCTTCATCGCCTCCACCATCCAATT CTCCAGCCTCTGGTGGCCCGAGGAAGCAGCCCCACCTGAGCAGCTGCATGTCGGCTCCTTCATTGGGAAACGCTACGTGACCCACCACATCCCCCCCAGCGAGGCGGACACACTGCCTGTGGGCAGGGGGCCCCCCCTGTCCCCCAGCCCTTGTCCAGGACCCACTGTCTAA